In the Streptomyces sp. SJL17-4 genome, CCTGGTGCGCGTACGCGTCGACGCACCGGCCGCGCGTGTGCGCAAGCAAGTCGTCGAACGTGCCGACCGGGTCGACCGTCAGCCGCAGCGGCACGGTCCGGGCGAAGAACCCCACCACCCGTTCGACCTCGGGCCGGGGGCGTCCCGCCGTCGCGGTGCACAGCAGGAGGTCCGACTGGCCCGACCAGCGCTCCAGCACCAGGGCGAACGCGGAGAGCAGCACCATGAACGGGGTGGCCTCCGCCGACTGGCCGAGCCTCGTGAGCACCGAGGTCAGATCGGGGGAGACGGCCACCGGCACGGCACGGTCGCGCGCCGCCCGCCCGTCCGGCCGCGGAAGAGCCCCGACGGGAAGAACGGGAACCCGGGCGCCGGTCAGGGACTCCCGCCAGTACGCCGCGTGGCGGGCCGCCTGCGGGAGCTCCGCCTGCCGGCGCTCCCACGCGGCGAAGTCCGCGAACTGCACGGCCGGCGGGGCGAGGACCGGCGGCCGTCCCTCGGACGCCGCCGCGTACAGAGCGATGAGTTCCTGGACGAGAATGCCCAGCGACCAGCCGTCCAGCACGGCGTGGTGCGCCGTCAGGGCCATGACCCAGGAGGCCGCCCCCTCCCGGGGCCCCGCCGCGTCGCCGCCGTCCCGCACCTTCCAGAGCGCGGTGCGGATCAGGGGTGGGCGCTCCAGGTCGAAGGGGATCGCCGCGAGTTCGGCCAGCCGCCCCGGCACCTCGTCCTCCGGAACGTCCTCCACGGTGAGCGGCACGGACACCTCGTCCGAGTCCCGCACCACCTGGACGAGCCCGTCGGCGCTGGTGACCTCGAAGCCGGTACGCAGCGGCTCGTGCCGCCGTACGAGCGCCGCCAGCGCCTCGCGCAGCGCGTCCTCGTTCAGGTCGCCCGTGAGCCTCAGGGCTACCGGCACGACGTACGCCGACGATTCCGGCCGCATCTGCTGGTGGAAGTAGAGGCGCTCCTGGTTGGTGGCGGCGGGGAGCCGGTTGATCCCGGCCTCGCGGGGCAGCAGGGGGAGCGGCTGCCGGCCCGCCTTGCCCAGCTCGGCCAGGCGGCGGCTGAGCAGCCGGCGCCGGTCCGGCGACAGCGCGTCGATGCGACGGTGCAGGTCGTCGGGGTGCGACGCCGTCTCGTCCGCCATCACTGACCTCCTTGTGTTCCGGTGACGGGGGTGCGCGGGGGGTTCCGCGTACGGTCGCGAAGACGCGACGTGCCCGACGTACGTGCCGGGCATCGTGGCAGCGTGCCGCGCCCGGCAGGCAGTCGGGAGGACTCCCGACTGCCGTCCCGCACCCGGGGGACCGGAAGGTCGACAGCAGGGTCCGAAGGACCGACCGACGGGTGGCGCGTGGCCGACGCGCCCGGGGAAGAGTGGTGACGGTGGAGCAGACGATCCAGTTCGAGACGTCGTTCGCGCAGCAGAGCCTCTGGTTGCAGCACCAGCTCGATCCGGACCGGCCCACGTACCACGTGGTGTCCGTCGTGGGGGTCAGGGGAGTCCTCGACGCGGCCGTCCTGGAGAAGGCGCTGAACACCGTCGTGGAGCGGCACGAGGCGCTGCGCACCGTCTTCGCCCTGGCCGACGGGGCGCCGGTCCAGGTGATCGCTCCCGGGGAACCGGTGACCGTCCGCGTCGTCGAGGTGGCGCCGGACGGGGTCGAGGCGGAGGTCCGCGAGGAGGGTCGACGGCCCTTCGACCTCAGGAACGGCCCCCTCCTGCGTTGCACGCTCCTGAGG is a window encoding:
- a CDS encoding condensation domain-containing protein, with protein sequence MADETASHPDDLHRRIDALSPDRRRLLSRRLAELGKAGRQPLPLLPREAGINRLPAATNQERLYFHQQMRPESSAYVVPVALRLTGDLNEDALREALAALVRRHEPLRTGFEVTSADGLVQVVRDSDEVSVPLTVEDVPEDEVPGRLAELAAIPFDLERPPLIRTALWKVRDGGDAAGPREGAASWVMALTAHHAVLDGWSLGILVQELIALYAAASEGRPPVLAPPAVQFADFAAWERRQAELPQAARHAAYWRESLTGARVPVLPVGALPRPDGRAARDRAVPVAVSPDLTSVLTRLGQSAEATPFMVLLSAFALVLERWSGQSDLLLCTATAGRPRPEVERVVGFFARTVPLRLTVDPVGTFDDLLAHTRGRCVDAYAHQELPLHRIVGAAGEETGGRPLRPTVMVALRDVPMGSIRLPGVSAEVVELPSPDTEFDLSLDLHPTAEGGVSGWLHYSGELFARETAEHVVAAFLEVLGALTGGGDAPLTGLAGPAGPLAAYAAAHATDRHLLEVRGALVDVDEVTAALREQPGVEEAVVLARSDDDGGHELLAYVTGAIAGGEALRRLLADRLPGPMVPDHITALDAFPRTAGGRLDRGALPVPARVRSHDVAVHTPPSGELERILADIWQQTLDVEAPGRDDDFFRLGGHSLLATLMVSQVRELFRVELPLHFFIEAPTIASLADLVRERARLGGADADRIAEIIRKVQGMRADEVAAELRT